A single region of the Nocardioides aquaticus genome encodes:
- a CDS encoding PadR family transcriptional regulator, translated as MALEHVLLVALREQPGSGLELTRRFERSLGYFWHATHQQIYRVLARMEADGWVAVETVAQSGRPDKRTFTVTTAGEDALAAWLASPTPMETFRSELAVKLRGASYGDRAAVLDLARAQLVEHTARLTHYEQLSDRDYPDPAALTGPDLDRHLVLRGGIGLERFWVTWLTEYLEAHA; from the coding sequence ATGGCCCTCGAGCACGTGCTCCTGGTCGCGCTGCGCGAGCAGCCCGGCTCCGGGCTCGAGCTGACCCGCCGGTTCGAGCGCTCGCTGGGCTACTTCTGGCACGCCACGCACCAGCAGATCTACCGCGTGCTGGCCCGGATGGAGGCCGACGGGTGGGTCGCGGTCGAGACCGTCGCCCAGTCCGGGCGGCCCGACAAGCGCACCTTCACGGTGACGACTGCTGGCGAGGACGCCCTTGCCGCTTGGCTGGCCTCACCGACGCCGATGGAGACCTTCCGCAGCGAGCTGGCCGTCAAGCTGCGCGGGGCGTCGTACGGCGACCGCGCCGCGGTGCTCGACCTCGCGCGCGCCCAGCTGGTCGAGCACACCGCCCGGCTGACGCACTACGAGCAGCTGTCCGACCGCGACTACCCGGACCCCGCCGCGCTGACCGGCCCCGACCTCGACCGGCACCTGGTGCTGCGCGGCGGGATCGGCCTGGAGCGGTTCTGGGTCACCTGGCTCACCGAGTACCTGGAGGCACACGCATGA